In a single window of the Saccharothrix australiensis genome:
- a CDS encoding CGNR zinc finger domain-containing protein, translating into MHFNPYGGAAAQLAAALVNAAPDSTAEDLLALLRDQGYKPLGTLTDREARALLSWARRLEPVFARTTDLVAHLNALLAETAARPYLSTHDGRPPHLHFAAETAPTADRVRAFTAAGLAHVVCEDPDRLGRCARPGCGTVYIDTSRNGRRRYCTTRCANRVQVARHRERHPAR; encoded by the coding sequence GTGCATTTCAACCCTTACGGCGGGGCCGCCGCGCAGCTCGCCGCCGCGCTGGTCAACGCCGCGCCCGACAGCACCGCCGAGGACCTGCTGGCCCTGCTGCGCGACCAGGGCTACAAGCCCCTCGGCACGCTCACCGACCGGGAGGCCCGCGCGCTGCTGTCGTGGGCGCGCCGCCTGGAGCCGGTCTTCGCCCGCACGACCGACCTCGTCGCGCACCTCAACGCGCTGCTCGCGGAGACCGCAGCCCGGCCCTACCTGTCCACCCACGACGGCCGCCCGCCGCACCTGCACTTCGCGGCGGAGACCGCGCCCACCGCCGACCGGGTCCGCGCGTTCACCGCCGCCGGGCTGGCGCACGTGGTCTGCGAGGACCCGGACCGGCTGGGCCGCTGCGCCCGCCCCGGCTGCGGCACCGTCTACATCGACACCTCGCGCAACGGCCGCCGCCGCTACTGCACGACCCGCTGCGCCAACCGCGTCCAGGTGGCCCGCCACCGCGAACGCCACCCGGCACGCTGA
- a CDS encoding amidase family protein, which yields MNVTDACFAGAARQADLLRAGDLTARELVAECLRRIDRYDRDLNAFRLVFADRALADADRADARLARGEHAPLLGVPIAVKEDLALRGLPTTNGTAAVDRRAAADATAVRLLREAGAVVVGRTRMPELGLWPFTESDWAGPTRNPWSPAHSPGGSSGGSAAAVAAGLVGAALGTDGAGSIRIPAACTGLFGLKPHRDHVPLDGTAWTGLVAAGPITRHVRDAALLLDVLAPGHHHTAAASTDPRPLRVAVSLRTRGPGLPVAAEARDAVLDTAHLLTDLGHDVTRLDPDLRDLTGPAAFAARYLHSAAAGERALEHPHRLDRRTRRVAALGRALPRATIRTALAEGDALTAHVARLFADYDLLLTPVLTRPPLRVGEWRRRGTVPALLAAARMTAFLPPWNVTGHPAAAVPAGHTRDGLPLGVQLVGGPHAVDTVLAAAGQLERARPWAERRPPGHPR from the coding sequence ATGAACGTGACCGACGCGTGCTTCGCGGGCGCCGCCCGGCAAGCCGACCTGCTGCGCGCGGGTGACCTGACCGCCCGCGAGCTGGTCGCCGAGTGCCTGCGCCGCATCGACCGGTACGACCGGGACCTCAACGCGTTCCGCCTGGTGTTCGCCGACCGGGCCCTCGCCGACGCCGACCGGGCCGACGCCCGCCTCGCGCGGGGCGAGCACGCGCCGCTGCTGGGCGTGCCGATCGCGGTCAAGGAGGACCTCGCCCTGCGCGGCCTGCCCACCACCAACGGCACCGCGGCCGTCGACCGGCGCGCAGCGGCCGACGCCACCGCCGTCCGCCTGCTGCGCGAGGCGGGCGCGGTCGTCGTCGGCCGCACCCGGATGCCCGAACTGGGCCTGTGGCCCTTCACGGAGAGCGACTGGGCCGGGCCCACCCGCAACCCGTGGTCGCCCGCGCACTCGCCGGGTGGTTCCAGCGGCGGGTCCGCCGCCGCCGTCGCCGCCGGTCTCGTGGGCGCGGCGCTCGGCACCGACGGCGCGGGCTCCATCCGCATCCCGGCCGCCTGCACCGGGCTGTTCGGCCTCAAGCCGCACCGCGACCACGTGCCGCTGGACGGGACGGCCTGGACCGGCCTGGTCGCCGCCGGACCGATCACGCGCCACGTCCGCGACGCCGCGCTGCTGCTGGACGTCCTCGCGCCCGGCCACCACCACACCGCCGCCGCGAGCACCGACCCGAGGCCGCTGCGCGTCGCGGTGTCGCTGCGCACCCGGGGCCCCGGCCTGCCCGTCGCCGCCGAGGCCCGCGACGCGGTGCTGGACACCGCGCACCTGCTCACCGACCTGGGCCACGACGTCACCCGCCTCGACCCGGACCTGCGCGACCTCACCGGTCCCGCCGCCTTCGCCGCCCGCTACCTGCACAGCGCGGCCGCGGGCGAACGCGCCCTGGAGCACCCGCACCGGCTCGACCGCCGCACCCGCCGGGTCGCCGCGCTCGGCCGCGCCCTGCCCCGCGCCACCATCCGGACCGCCCTGGCCGAGGGCGACGCGCTCACCGCCCACGTCGCGCGCCTGTTCGCCGATTACGACCTGCTGCTCACCCCGGTCCTGACCCGGCCGCCGCTGCGCGTCGGCGAGTGGCGTCGCCGGGGCACGGTGCCCGCCCTGCTGGCCGCCGCGCGCATGACCGCGTTCCTGCCGCCGTGGAACGTCACCGGTCACCCGGCCGCCGCCGTGCCGGCCGGTCACACGCGCGACGGGCTGCCGCTCGGCGTGCAGCTGGTCGGCGGGCCCCACGCCGTGGACACCGTGCTGGCCGCGGCAGGCCAGCTGGAACGGGCACGCCCGTGGGCCGAGCGCCGCCCACCCGGCCACCCCCGCTGA
- a CDS encoding SDR family oxidoreductase encodes MDERLTVVTGGSRGIGAATVRRLAALGHRVVIGYRTAADEARELAASVGGLAVRAEVSSADDVDALFTAAAGLGQVTGVVINAGITSPMGPLASTEVSDLRRVVEVNVLGALLCARRAARDLVSGGAIVSVSSAAATLGSPGEYVHYAASKAAVDTMTIGLAKELGPRGIRVNAVAAGTVHTAIHELSGMPDRPARVAPLIPLGRAGEPEEIAAAIAWLLGDEASFTTGAVLRVAGGL; translated from the coding sequence GTGGATGAGCGGTTGACGGTGGTGACCGGCGGGAGCCGGGGGATCGGCGCGGCCACGGTGCGCAGGCTGGCCGCCCTCGGGCACCGCGTGGTCATCGGCTACCGGACGGCCGCCGACGAGGCGCGGGAACTGGCCGCGTCGGTCGGCGGACTGGCGGTGCGGGCCGAGGTGTCCTCGGCGGACGACGTGGACGCGCTGTTCACCGCCGCGGCCGGACTCGGGCAGGTGACCGGCGTGGTGATCAACGCCGGGATCACCAGCCCGATGGGACCACTCGCGTCGACGGAGGTGTCCGACCTGCGCCGCGTGGTCGAGGTCAACGTGCTCGGCGCCCTGCTGTGCGCACGGCGGGCGGCCCGCGACCTGGTGTCCGGCGGCGCGATCGTGTCCGTGTCGTCGGCCGCGGCGACCCTGGGCAGCCCCGGCGAGTACGTCCACTACGCGGCGAGCAAAGCGGCGGTGGACACCATGACCATCGGGCTGGCCAAGGAACTGGGGCCACGCGGCATCCGCGTCAACGCGGTCGCGGCGGGCACCGTGCACACGGCGATCCACGAACTGTCCGGCATGCCCGACCGACCGGCGCGGGTCGCCCCGCTCATCCCGCTGGGACGCGCGGGGGAGCCCGAGGAGATCGCGGCCGCGATCGCCTGGCTGCTGGGCGACGAGGCGTCGTTCACCACCGGCGCGGTGCTGCGCGTGGCAGGCGGCCTCTGA
- a CDS encoding DUF1707 SHOCT-like domain-containing protein — protein sequence MTVTDITANGFPRDNTAHGDGTDVTRETPPAATGETTPSPTAVRASDRERDHVVAHLREAVGEGRLTLAEAEDRIIAAYAAVHRADLVPLTADLPRSADTRAGTGTGGAGARPVARRRRHHPPLFPVLGALLALAWIASPLPFPWPVLLIAFLVLRHRAHHRTT from the coding sequence ATGACGGTCACCGACATCACCGCGAACGGTTTTCCCCGCGACAACACCGCCCACGGTGACGGCACCGACGTCACGCGGGAAACGCCACCGGCCGCGACCGGGGAGACCACCCCCTCGCCGACCGCCGTGCGCGCCTCCGATCGCGAACGCGACCACGTCGTCGCCCACCTGCGGGAAGCCGTCGGCGAGGGCAGGCTCACCCTCGCGGAAGCCGAGGACCGCATCATCGCCGCCTACGCCGCCGTGCACCGCGCGGACCTCGTCCCGCTCACCGCCGACCTGCCCCGATCCGCCGACACCAGGGCGGGAACCGGGACGGGCGGGGCCGGCGCCCGGCCGGTCGCGCGGCGGCGTCGCCACCACCCGCCGCTGTTCCCGGTGCTCGGCGCGCTGCTCGCGCTCGCCTGGATCGCCTCACCGCTGCCGTTCCCCTGGCCCGTGCTGCTGATCGCGTTCCTGGTGCTGCGCCACCGCGCGCACCACCGCACCACCTGA
- a CDS encoding class I SAM-dependent methyltransferase, which translates to MRDLPQAHDLVRHHTTPAPVPLAPEIVLRTATDVIALWETTGRPEPPFWAFPWAGGQALARHLLDHPDTTAGKRVLDLASGSGLVAIAAALTGARRVTANDVDPLAGHAITLNAQANHVTLDVVVADLLDTDPTAVADVVLAGDVFYDRDMAARVLPFLHRAHTAGALVLVGDPQRAHLPHDRFHRVGAYDVPVPHDLEGTDRRTTTVWRPA; encoded by the coding sequence GTGCGCGACTTACCGCAGGCGCACGACCTCGTCCGCCACCACACCACACCCGCGCCCGTGCCCCTCGCACCCGAGATCGTCCTGCGCACCGCCACCGACGTCATCGCGCTGTGGGAGACCACCGGCCGACCCGAACCGCCGTTCTGGGCCTTCCCCTGGGCCGGGGGACAGGCACTCGCCCGCCACCTGCTCGACCACCCCGACACCACCGCCGGGAAACGCGTGCTCGACCTCGCCTCCGGCTCCGGCCTGGTCGCCATCGCCGCCGCCCTCACCGGCGCACGCCGGGTCACCGCCAACGACGTCGACCCCCTCGCCGGCCACGCCATCACCCTCAACGCCCAGGCCAACCACGTCACCCTCGACGTGGTCGTCGCCGACCTGCTCGACACCGACCCCACCGCCGTCGCCGACGTCGTGCTCGCCGGCGACGTCTTCTACGACCGCGACATGGCCGCCCGCGTCCTGCCCTTCCTGCACCGCGCCCACACCGCCGGCGCGCTCGTCCTCGTCGGCGACCCGCAGCGCGCCCACCTGCCGCACGACCGGTTCCACCGGGTCGGCGCCTACGACGTGCCCGTGCCGCACGACCTGGAGGGCACCGACCGGCGCACCACCACGGTGTGGCGACCCGCCTGA
- a CDS encoding TetR/AcrR family transcriptional regulator: MTTRRRELLCDTAISVLAAEGGRGLTHRAVDRAAGVPEGTTKNYFPSRDALVQAAAERMTQLHGEAVARLSATTPADISPAEVAELYPALLRRAVADDPTRFLAMVELYLEAVRRPGVREALGRMVVSNAAAGARLHRTAGLPSSARDAGLLDAYFLGVAVSLLALPADAVRAVGLDDPYALGLGLFRAAVPSGREDGTGRTPCPHADHPDPACPDHTGTSTGVPADDEGRTRAG; encoded by the coding sequence GTGACCACCCGCCGCCGGGAACTGCTGTGCGACACCGCGATCTCCGTGCTGGCCGCCGAGGGCGGCCGGGGGTTGACGCACCGCGCGGTGGACCGGGCGGCGGGCGTGCCCGAGGGCACGACCAAGAACTACTTCCCGTCACGCGACGCGCTGGTGCAGGCCGCCGCCGAACGGATGACCCAGCTGCACGGCGAGGCGGTGGCGCGGCTGTCGGCGACGACACCCGCCGACATCTCACCGGCCGAGGTGGCCGAGCTGTACCCGGCGCTGCTGCGCCGCGCCGTGGCCGACGACCCGACGCGGTTCCTCGCGATGGTGGAGCTGTACCTGGAAGCGGTGCGCCGACCGGGCGTGCGCGAGGCGCTGGGGCGGATGGTGGTGTCCAACGCCGCAGCGGGCGCGCGGCTGCACCGGACGGCGGGACTGCCCTCGTCCGCCCGCGACGCGGGGCTGCTCGACGCGTACTTCCTCGGCGTCGCGGTGTCGCTGCTGGCGCTGCCCGCCGACGCGGTGCGCGCCGTCGGGCTGGACGACCCCTACGCGCTGGGACTCGGGTTGTTCCGCGCGGCGGTGCCGTCGGGCCGCGAGGACGGCACCGGCCGCACCCCCTGCCCGCACGCCGACCACCCGGATCCCGCCTGCCCGGACCACACCGGCACGTCCACCGGCGTTCCCGCCGACGACGAGGGCCGGACCCGAGCCGGGTAG
- the pip gene encoding prolyl aminopeptidase, producing the protein MGVSVYPEIEPFEHGMLDVGDGNLVYWEVCGNPEGKPVVVLHGGPGTGCSPAMRRWFDPEAYRVVLFDQRGSGRSLPHAADHGTDLSVNTTAHLVRDIEALRGHLGVERWMVFGGSWGSTLGLHYAELFPRRVTEIVLVGITTGRYDELDWLYHGLGRFFPEEWHRFRAGAPEGAVDLVAAYDELLNDPDPAVRAKAADDWCDWEGSIVSLDPDHEPGPRWADARWRLAFARITAHYFRHRAWLADGQVLRDVGRLHGIPAVLVHGRLDMQGPLATAWELARVWPDAELRVVQGASHSSRDAGMEEAVVAATDRFRS; encoded by the coding sequence TTGGGGGTGTCGGTGTATCCGGAGATCGAGCCGTTCGAGCACGGGATGTTGGACGTGGGTGACGGGAACCTCGTGTACTGGGAGGTGTGCGGCAACCCGGAGGGCAAGCCGGTGGTGGTTCTGCACGGTGGTCCGGGCACGGGCTGCTCCCCCGCCATGCGCCGCTGGTTCGACCCGGAGGCGTATCGGGTCGTGTTGTTCGACCAGCGGGGTTCGGGGCGGAGCCTGCCGCACGCGGCCGACCACGGTACGGACCTGTCGGTGAACACGACGGCGCACCTGGTGCGGGACATCGAGGCGTTGCGCGGGCACCTGGGTGTGGAGCGGTGGATGGTGTTCGGCGGGTCGTGGGGTTCCACGTTGGGCCTGCACTACGCGGAGCTGTTCCCGCGGCGGGTGACGGAGATCGTGCTGGTGGGGATTACGACGGGCCGGTACGACGAGTTGGACTGGCTGTACCACGGGTTGGGCCGGTTCTTCCCCGAGGAGTGGCACCGGTTCCGGGCGGGTGCGCCGGAGGGCGCGGTGGACCTGGTGGCGGCCTACGACGAGCTGTTGAACGACCCGGACCCGGCGGTGCGGGCGAAGGCGGCGGACGACTGGTGCGACTGGGAGGGTTCGATCGTGTCGCTCGACCCGGACCACGAGCCGGGGCCGCGGTGGGCGGACGCGCGGTGGCGGTTGGCGTTCGCGCGGATCACGGCGCACTACTTCCGGCACCGCGCGTGGTTGGCGGACGGGCAGGTGCTGCGGGACGTGGGCCGGTTGCACGGGATTCCGGCGGTGCTGGTGCACGGCCGGCTGGACATGCAGGGTCCGCTGGCGACGGCGTGGGAGTTGGCGCGGGTGTGGCCGGACGCGGAGTTGCGGGTGGTGCAGGGCGCGTCGCACAGCTCGCGGGACGCGGGGATGGAGGAGGCGGTCGTGGCGGCGACGGACCGCTTCCGGTCCTAG
- a CDS encoding pentapeptide repeat-containing protein has protein sequence MPTWVMWLVVALVVVAVAVRHHRRSRADTLLDEHARRRAGAAAPTPVSVWREANRLFRAGDREGLLLLAEIGRAVPRRRQDVLDTWLAALRGGVGRGLDAPWRTAVQRELVSHLRPGDDFWPGMDVRAVGAILVDFDLSGCRVGRVDFSGAVFVGDARFAAMTVTGEATFDGARFLRHAVFTDSLFARSVSFVLAVFTGNLAFSGVRVAGEAWLRSAKVSGRADLRRAEFGGPADLAEVFFGGRALFGEVVFHRDALFSRSWFRGWTDVGSALIGEAAEFDGVRFGRRVLR, from the coding sequence ATGCCGACGTGGGTCATGTGGCTGGTGGTGGCGCTGGTGGTGGTCGCGGTCGCGGTGCGGCACCACCGGCGGTCGCGCGCGGACACGCTGCTGGACGAGCACGCCCGACGCCGGGCGGGTGCCGCGGCCCCGACGCCGGTGTCGGTGTGGCGCGAGGCGAACCGGCTGTTCCGGGCCGGTGACCGCGAGGGCCTGCTGCTGCTGGCGGAGATCGGCCGCGCGGTGCCGCGGCGGCGGCAGGACGTGCTGGACACGTGGCTGGCGGCGTTGCGCGGCGGGGTGGGCCGGGGCCTGGACGCGCCGTGGCGCACCGCCGTCCAGCGGGAGCTGGTGTCGCACCTGCGGCCGGGTGACGACTTCTGGCCGGGGATGGACGTGCGCGCGGTGGGCGCGATCCTGGTGGACTTCGACCTGTCGGGGTGCCGGGTCGGTCGGGTGGACTTCTCCGGCGCGGTGTTCGTGGGCGACGCGCGGTTCGCGGCGATGACGGTCACGGGCGAGGCGACGTTCGACGGCGCGCGGTTCCTGCGGCACGCGGTGTTCACCGACTCGCTGTTCGCGCGGTCGGTGTCGTTCGTGCTGGCCGTGTTCACCGGGAACCTGGCGTTCTCGGGGGTGCGGGTCGCGGGGGAGGCGTGGCTGCGGTCGGCGAAGGTGTCGGGGCGGGCGGACCTGCGGCGGGCGGAGTTCGGGGGACCGGCGGACCTCGCGGAGGTGTTCTTCGGCGGGCGGGCGTTGTTCGGCGAGGTGGTGTTCCACCGGGACGCGTTGTTCTCGCGGTCGTGGTTCCGGGGGTGGACCGACGTCGGGTCGGCGCTGATCGGGGAGGCGGCGGAGTTCGACGGGGTGCGGTTCGGGCGTCGGGTGCTGCGCTGA